In Sphingopyxis sp. 113P3, one DNA window encodes the following:
- a CDS encoding VOC family protein, translating to MTLKIGSELTCSMGVTDMTASIAWYERVMGCALLYRVDEIGWCELSTPMAGVNIGLSQLETVMQGGGATNVFEVADIEAAKAHLDAEGVRQDGDIQHVPGLVRLITFYDPDGNAFMFSQSEMSS from the coding sequence ATGACGCTCAAGATCGGATCCGAACTGACCTGTTCGATGGGGGTCACCGACATGACCGCCTCGATCGCCTGGTACGAGCGGGTCATGGGGTGCGCCTTGCTTTATCGCGTCGACGAGATCGGCTGGTGCGAGCTTTCAACGCCGATGGCAGGGGTCAATATCGGACTGAGCCAACTGGAAACGGTGATGCAGGGCGGCGGGGCGACCAACGTGTTCGAGGTCGCCGACATAGAAGCGGCAAAGGCGCATCTCGACGCCGAGGGCGTTCGGCAGGACGGTGACATCCAGCACGTCCCGGGGCTCGTGCGGCTGATCACTTTCTATGACCCGGACGGGAATGCCTTCATGTTCTCGCAATCGGAAATGTCAAGCTGA
- a CDS encoding winged helix-turn-helix transcriptional regulator codes for MPDPLLAELSGHRWLVPLLADLGGHKGARFVELIHRLGLPRDSLTRTLEAATRNGWVQRNPGHGHPLRPEYILTKAGADAARRAATIAGAQTELGLPPGAATRWGLPIVAGIRVGHDRFNALSRLLAPASPRALSQGLKALGRHGLITRDVIDRRPPVSRYGLTRRGELLAEACL; via the coding sequence ATGCCCGATCCGCTGCTTGCGGAGCTGTCCGGCCACCGCTGGCTGGTGCCGCTGCTCGCTGATCTTGGGGGCCATAAAGGCGCACGCTTCGTCGAACTGATCCACCGCCTTGGCCTGCCGCGCGACAGCCTGACGCGCACGCTGGAGGCGGCGACGAGGAACGGATGGGTGCAGCGGAACCCGGGTCATGGGCACCCGCTTCGACCCGAATATATATTGACCAAGGCTGGCGCCGACGCGGCAAGGCGCGCCGCGACGATCGCGGGGGCGCAGACAGAGCTCGGCCTGCCTCCGGGCGCCGCGACCCGCTGGGGCCTCCCGATCGTTGCGGGGATTCGGGTGGGTCATGACCGCTTCAATGCTCTCTCCCGCCTCCTCGCCCCTGCCAGCCCCCGCGCGCTTTCGCAGGGGCTGAAAGCGCTCGGCCGCCACGGGCTGATAACGCGCGATGTGATTGACCGGCGGCCACCGGTGAGCCGCTATGGACTCACGCGGCGCGGGGAATTGCTGGCGGAGGCCTGTCTTTAA
- a CDS encoding GMC family oxidoreductase — translation MDQFDIIVIGGGSAGSAAAGRLAEDGTRRVCLVEAGGTNDLIRIKTPGFMPFIPKASNYQYETVPQAGLGGRTGYQPRGRGLGGSSAINAMVYIRGHQFDYDKWAELGATGWTYADVLPYFKRSEGNERGADDFHGADGPLNVMDQRWPNVTSRRFVESAAALQLPRTADFNLPNNEGFGLYQVTQKAGERWSAARAYVEPLRGRANFAIRTGALVERILIENGRATGVVIRQGAERETLRAAGGVILSAGAFGSPQILMLSGIGPAAHLQDHGIDVIADCAGVGANLQDHIDYVSSWETRSREPFGNSLGGTWRMVKAIFEHRTRRTGIMTTCFAEAGGFWKSRPDLPAPDIQYHFVPAMLEDHGRTKVKGHGFSCHACVLRPESRGSVTLASGDAAAAPRIDPGFLTDERDIATLRAGVRMMHRIVGSPPLSDYAGADRHPVNLDDDDALDALIRSRADTVYHPVGTCRMGSDGDAVVDPALKLKGIDALWVADASIMPRLVSGNTNAPSIMIGERAADFVAAALG, via the coding sequence ATGGATCAGTTCGACATCATCGTCATCGGCGGCGGCAGCGCGGGGAGTGCGGCGGCGGGTCGCCTTGCCGAGGACGGAACGCGGCGCGTGTGCCTCGTTGAGGCGGGCGGGACGAACGACCTGATCCGGATCAAGACGCCGGGGTTCATGCCCTTCATTCCCAAGGCGTCGAACTATCAATATGAGACGGTGCCGCAGGCGGGGCTCGGCGGACGCACCGGCTACCAGCCGCGCGGACGAGGTCTTGGCGGGTCGAGCGCGATCAACGCGATGGTTTATATCCGCGGCCACCAGTTCGATTACGACAAGTGGGCCGAACTGGGCGCGACGGGTTGGACCTACGCGGACGTGCTTCCCTATTTCAAACGGAGCGAGGGCAATGAGCGCGGCGCCGACGATTTTCACGGCGCAGATGGGCCGCTGAACGTGATGGACCAGCGCTGGCCCAATGTGACGAGCCGGCGCTTCGTCGAAAGCGCCGCGGCGCTGCAACTGCCGCGCACCGCTGATTTCAACTTGCCGAATAACGAAGGTTTTGGCCTCTATCAGGTGACGCAGAAGGCCGGTGAGCGCTGGTCGGCGGCGCGGGCCTATGTCGAGCCACTGCGCGGGCGTGCCAATTTTGCGATCCGCACCGGAGCACTCGTTGAAAGGATCCTGATCGAGAATGGCCGTGCGACCGGCGTAGTCATCCGGCAGGGAGCAGAACGCGAAACGTTGCGCGCAGCGGGCGGCGTCATCCTGTCGGCCGGAGCATTCGGCAGCCCGCAGATCCTGATGCTGTCGGGCATCGGACCGGCCGCGCATCTTCAGGACCATGGTATCGACGTGATCGCCGATTGCGCCGGGGTCGGCGCAAATCTGCAGGACCATATTGACTATGTGTCGAGCTGGGAGACGCGTTCGAGAGAGCCGTTCGGCAACAGCCTCGGCGGTACATGGCGGATGGTGAAGGCGATTTTCGAGCATCGGACGAGGCGCACCGGCATCATGACGACCTGCTTTGCCGAAGCGGGCGGCTTCTGGAAATCGCGCCCCGATTTGCCCGCACCCGACATTCAATATCATTTTGTCCCCGCGATGCTCGAGGATCATGGGCGCACTAAGGTGAAGGGGCACGGCTTTTCGTGCCATGCCTGCGTGCTCAGGCCCGAAAGCCGGGGTAGCGTCACGCTCGCCTCGGGCGACGCCGCAGCGGCGCCGCGGATCGATCCCGGCTTCCTGACCGACGAGCGCGACATCGCGACCTTGCGCGCAGGCGTGCGGATGATGCACCGCATCGTGGGATCGCCGCCGCTCTCCGACTATGCGGGCGCGGACCGGCATCCCGTGAACCTCGACGATGACGACGCGCTCGACGCGCTGATCCGCAGCCGCGCCGATACCGTCTATCACCCGGTCGGGACGTGCCGGATGGGAAGCGACGGCGATGCGGTGGTCGACCCGGCGCTGAAGCTTAAGGGTATCGACGCGCTCTGGGTCGCCGATGCGAGCATCATGCCCCGGCTCGTGTCGGGCAACACCAACGCGCCGAGCATCATGATCGGCGAGCGTGCGGCGGATTTCGTGGCGGCCGCGCTGGGCTGA
- a CDS encoding sterol desaturase family protein, which produces MPDPVVYAVPAFILLLIVEMIVSLRRDKRRYEARDTLTSLMLGTVSQVAGALVGAAVVGAALWAYQFRLFDIGMELQTWWWAWILCFVLDDLAYYVFHRSAHRVRWFWASHVIHHSSQHYNLSTALRQTWTGFFSLSFLFRMPLFLIGFPPAMVFFCAGLNLIYQFWIHTEAIGRMPKWFEAVMNTPSHHRVHHGVNPRYLDANYAGVFIIWDKLLGSFVPERDDEPVRYGIVKQLGSFNILWAAFHEWVGIAKDVWNAPWQHKLSYMWREPGWSHDGSRMTSDMIKARWMAGRRVEEAAE; this is translated from the coding sequence TTGCCCGATCCCGTCGTCTATGCAGTCCCCGCCTTCATCCTGCTGCTGATCGTCGAGATGATTGTCTCGCTTCGCCGCGACAAGAGGCGCTACGAGGCGCGCGACACGCTGACCTCGCTGATGCTCGGTACGGTGAGCCAGGTCGCGGGGGCATTGGTCGGCGCGGCGGTGGTCGGCGCGGCGCTATGGGCCTATCAGTTCCGCCTGTTCGACATCGGGATGGAGCTTCAGACTTGGTGGTGGGCATGGATCCTCTGCTTCGTCCTCGACGATCTGGCCTATTATGTCTTCCACCGGAGCGCGCACCGCGTGCGCTGGTTCTGGGCCAGCCATGTCATCCATCACAGCTCGCAGCACTATAATCTCTCGACCGCGCTCCGGCAGACGTGGACAGGTTTTTTCAGCCTGAGCTTCCTTTTCCGTATGCCCTTGTTCCTCATCGGCTTTCCGCCCGCCATGGTCTTCTTCTGCGCGGGGCTCAACCTGATCTACCAGTTCTGGATCCATACCGAGGCGATTGGGCGGATGCCCAAATGGTTCGAGGCGGTGATGAATACCCCGTCGCACCACCGCGTCCATCATGGTGTGAACCCGCGTTATCTCGACGCCAATTATGCCGGGGTCTTCATCATCTGGGACAAGCTGCTCGGCAGCTTCGTCCCCGAGCGCGACGACGAGCCGGTGCGCTACGGCATCGTCAAGCAATTGGGGAGCTTCAACATTCTCTGGGCGGCGTTTCACGAATGGGTGGGGATCGCGAAGGATGTCTGGAACGCGCCCTGGCAGCACAAGCTTAGCTATATGTGGCGCGAACCGGGCTGGAGCCACGACGGCAGCCGGATGACCAGCGACATGATCAAGGCGCGCTGGATGGCCGGCAGACGGGTTGAAGAAGCCGCAGAGTAA
- a CDS encoding TIGR01244 family sulfur transferase, giving the protein MSDFRPLSPGYSVAPQIALEDIAEAKAAGFAMIINNRPDGEDPSAPQGGDIASAAAAEGLAYAAIPVGHAGFSHAQLDALDTLLADATGPVLAYCRSGTRSTHLWALARARAGDDVDALCAAAAKAGYDLSGLRPMMDALAGEK; this is encoded by the coding sequence ATGAGCGATTTTCGTCCCCTGAGCCCCGGCTATAGCGTCGCACCGCAGATTGCCCTTGAGGATATCGCGGAGGCGAAGGCCGCCGGGTTCGCGATGATCATCAACAATCGCCCCGATGGCGAAGATCCGTCGGCTCCGCAGGGGGGGGACATAGCGTCGGCCGCCGCGGCCGAAGGACTTGCCTATGCGGCGATACCGGTGGGCCACGCGGGGTTCAGCCATGCGCAGCTTGACGCGCTCGACACGCTGCTGGCCGATGCGACGGGGCCGGTGCTCGCCTATTGCCGCTCGGGAACGCGCTCGACGCATCTCTGGGCGCTCGCGCGTGCCCGCGCCGGCGATGACGTCGATGCACTGTGTGCGGCTGCGGCGAAGGCGGGTTACGATCTTTCGGGGCTGCGACCGATGATGGATGCGCTCGCGGGGGAAAAGTGA
- the recQ gene encoding DNA helicase RecQ gives MSADILLPLLKSTFGFDDFRGRQAEVVARVMAGEHTLAVMPTGAGKSLTYQLPAVALAGCVVVVSPLIALMHDQLRGARAAGIRAASLTSVDADFADTRQAYRDGQLDLLYIAPERATGEGFRALMEARAPALFAIDEAHCVSEWGHDFRPDYRLLRPLLDTFPGVPRLALTATADKHTREDILVQLGIPADGLVLAGFDRPNIRYRVGPRIGAARQLAEFIAANPGPGIVYCPTRDGTERMAAKLAAATGRSVAAYHAGLDAERRAQVQHDFVASEDGIVTATVAFGMGIDKPDVRFVAHAGLPKSIESYYQETGRAGRDGDPAEALMLWGAEDFARARMRLGELPEARLAGERARLNALAALVETAECRRALLLRHFGEAPPEYCGNCDNCLDPPKQVDATVLAQKLLSAIYRTGQSYGAAHIEAVLTGRGDDRIVSRGHDKLSVFGLVEGEEARLIKPLVRTLMAREALATTEHGGLMFGPAGRAVMKGEVPVMIAEPPARRGKRAARGEQAANPIGDPLFEALRTARRELAAEAGVPPYVVFHDAALRAMASARPSTRAELARIPGVGARKLESWGDAFLAVIRQF, from the coding sequence ATGAGCGCCGACATCCTCCTTCCCCTCCTCAAATCCACCTTCGGTTTCGACGATTTCCGCGGCAGACAGGCCGAGGTTGTCGCGCGGGTCATGGCGGGCGAGCATACGCTGGCCGTGATGCCGACGGGGGCGGGCAAGTCACTGACCTACCAGCTTCCTGCCGTTGCGCTTGCCGGCTGCGTGGTGGTGGTCTCGCCGCTCATCGCGCTGATGCACGACCAGCTTCGCGGTGCGCGCGCGGCAGGAATTCGGGCAGCCTCCCTGACGAGCGTCGATGCCGATTTCGCCGATACGCGCCAGGCGTACCGCGATGGTCAGCTCGACCTTTTGTATATCGCGCCGGAGCGTGCAACGGGTGAAGGCTTCCGCGCGCTGATGGAAGCGCGAGCGCCCGCATTGTTCGCGATCGACGAGGCGCATTGCGTGTCGGAATGGGGACATGATTTCCGGCCCGATTACCGCCTTCTGCGGCCCCTGCTCGATACCTTTCCGGGCGTTCCGCGGCTTGCGCTGACGGCTACCGCCGACAAGCACACGCGCGAGGATATTCTGGTCCAGCTCGGCATCCCGGCCGACGGCCTGGTGCTTGCAGGTTTCGACCGGCCGAACATCCGTTACCGGGTCGGTCCGCGCATAGGCGCCGCCAGGCAGCTGGCCGAGTTCATCGCCGCCAACCCGGGGCCGGGAATCGTCTATTGCCCGACGCGGGACGGCACCGAGCGGATGGCTGCGAAGCTCGCCGCTGCGACGGGACGTTCCGTTGCCGCCTATCACGCGGGGCTCGATGCCGAGCGGCGCGCACAGGTCCAGCATGATTTCGTCGCCTCGGAGGATGGGATCGTCACGGCGACGGTGGCCTTCGGCATGGGGATCGACAAGCCCGACGTGCGCTTTGTCGCGCATGCCGGGCTGCCAAAGTCGATCGAAAGCTACTATCAGGAAACCGGGCGGGCCGGACGCGACGGCGATCCTGCCGAGGCTCTGATGCTGTGGGGGGCCGAGGATTTTGCGCGCGCGCGCATGCGGCTGGGCGAGCTTCCCGAGGCGCGCCTCGCTGGCGAGCGCGCGCGCCTCAATGCACTCGCGGCGCTTGTCGAAACCGCCGAATGCCGCCGCGCGCTGCTGCTGCGCCATTTCGGCGAGGCCCCGCCCGAATATTGCGGCAATTGCGACAATTGCCTTGACCCCCCGAAACAGGTCGACGCGACCGTGCTCGCGCAGAAGCTGCTTTCGGCGATCTATCGCACCGGACAGTCCTATGGCGCGGCGCACATCGAGGCGGTGCTGACGGGTCGCGGCGACGATCGGATCGTGAGCCGCGGCCACGACAAATTGTCGGTCTTTGGCCTCGTTGAGGGTGAGGAGGCGCGGTTGATCAAGCCGCTGGTGCGCACGCTGATGGCGCGCGAGGCGCTGGCGACCACCGAACATGGCGGGCTCATGTTCGGCCCGGCGGGACGTGCGGTGATGAAGGGCGAGGTGCCGGTCATGATCGCGGAGCCGCCCGCAAGGCGGGGGAAACGCGCGGCGCGCGGCGAGCAGGCGGCGAATCCCATCGGCGATCCGCTCTTCGAGGCGCTGCGCACGGCGCGGCGCGAGCTGGCGGCGGAGGCCGGGGTGCCCCCCTATGTGGTCTTCCACGATGCGGCGCTGCGCGCGATGGCGAGCGCGCGTCCGTCGACGCGCGCTGAACTTGCGCGGATTCCGGGCGTCGGCGCGCGCAAGCTGGAGTCGTGGGGCGATGCGTTTCTCGCGGTGATCCGGCAGTTCTAA
- the ybaL gene encoding YbaL family putative K(+) efflux transporter, with translation MPHDTSLIGTVVAGLGVAFLMGALAHRLKISPIAGYLLAGVLVGPFTPGIVADTGLALQLAEIGVILLMFGVGLHFSLKDLLAVRNIAVPGAIAQIAVASGLGIALGLSLGWSLAGSAIFGLALSVASTVVLLRALQARDMVETEKGRIAVGWLIVEDLAMVLALVLLPAMFGGRGDEANGAGLLQSAGIVALKVIGFVAFMLIVARRILPAVLHWVAHSGSRELFRLAVLAIALGVAFGAALVFDVSFALGAFFAGMILGETQLSRRAAEETLPLRDAFAVLFFVSVGMLFDPKVLTEHPGPLVATVAIIVVGKALAAYAIVRAFGHGSQTAMTIAASLAQIGEFSFILAGLGVGLKVMPEEARDLILAGSILSILLNPLFFTIAVRRIRTDEAPEGEAAPAPAPRPAPAPARTVLVGYGRVGSHIGDLLCGKGEALTVIEDQKDRAAAAGEAGAKVIIGNAASESVLRQAGLDSASTLLIAIPEGVEAGAIVRRARAINPRLVIVARAHSDEEVTDIARHGADHVVMAERETAARMAERALLARV, from the coding sequence ATGCCGCATGACACCAGCCTGATCGGAACCGTGGTCGCCGGGCTCGGCGTAGCCTTTCTGATGGGTGCGCTTGCGCACCGGCTGAAGATTTCGCCCATTGCGGGCTATCTGCTGGCCGGTGTTCTCGTGGGACCCTTCACGCCGGGGATCGTCGCCGACACCGGGCTCGCGCTCCAGCTCGCCGAGATTGGCGTGATCTTGCTGATGTTCGGGGTGGGGCTGCATTTCTCGCTCAAGGACCTGCTCGCGGTGCGGAATATTGCGGTGCCGGGCGCGATCGCACAGATCGCGGTGGCGAGCGGGCTCGGCATCGCGCTCGGCCTGTCGCTCGGCTGGTCCTTGGCGGGGAGTGCCATATTCGGCCTTGCGCTATCGGTCGCGAGCACGGTGGTACTGCTGCGGGCGCTGCAGGCGCGCGACATGGTGGAAACGGAAAAGGGGCGCATCGCTGTCGGCTGGCTGATCGTCGAAGATCTGGCGATGGTGCTCGCGCTCGTCCTCCTGCCAGCGATGTTCGGCGGGCGCGGCGATGAAGCGAATGGAGCAGGACTCCTCCAGTCGGCGGGAATCGTCGCGCTCAAGGTAATCGGTTTTGTTGCCTTCATGCTGATTGTCGCGCGGCGGATCCTGCCCGCGGTGCTGCATTGGGTTGCGCATAGCGGGTCGCGCGAACTCTTTCGGCTCGCGGTCCTCGCCATCGCGCTGGGCGTCGCTTTCGGCGCGGCGCTGGTGTTCGATGTAAGCTTCGCGCTCGGTGCCTTCTTCGCCGGCATGATCCTCGGCGAGACGCAATTGAGCCGCCGTGCGGCTGAAGAAACGCTGCCGCTGCGCGACGCGTTCGCGGTGCTCTTTTTCGTGTCGGTCGGCATGCTGTTCGATCCCAAAGTCCTTACCGAACATCCCGGCCCGTTGGTCGCAACCGTAGCAATCATCGTCGTCGGCAAGGCGCTCGCTGCCTATGCGATCGTGCGCGCCTTTGGCCACGGCTCGCAGACTGCGATGACGATCGCGGCAAGCCTCGCGCAGATTGGTGAATTCTCCTTCATCCTCGCCGGGCTCGGCGTCGGATTGAAGGTGATGCCCGAAGAAGCACGCGACCTGATCCTCGCCGGGTCGATCCTCTCGATCCTCTTGAACCCGCTTTTCTTCACGATTGCGGTGCGGCGAATACGCACCGACGAGGCGCCCGAAGGCGAGGCGGCGCCCGCGCCCGCGCCCCGCCCTGCGCCCGCTCCTGCGCGTACCGTGCTGGTAGGCTATGGCCGCGTCGGCAGCCATATCGGCGATCTGCTGTGCGGCAAGGGTGAGGCCCTGACGGTGATCGAAGACCAGAAGGATCGTGCCGCAGCCGCGGGCGAGGCGGGGGCGAAAGTGATCATCGGCAATGCCGCGAGCGAAAGCGTGCTGCGCCAGGCGGGGCTCGACAGCGCCTCGACCCTTCTCATTGCGATTCCCGAAGGGGTCGAGGCGGGGGCGATCGTGCGGCGGGCGCGGGCGATCAATCCCAGGCTGGTAATCGTCGCGCGCGCGCACTCGGACGAGGAGGTGACCGACATTGCCCGTCACGGCGCCGACCATGTCGTGATGGCCGAACGCGAAACGGCTGCCCGGATGGCGGAGCGGGCGCTGCTGGCGCGGGTCTGA
- a CDS encoding phytase, with the protein MPYPSLLAALLIVAEPLPLPEIPARIETAPATTSGDDRADDPAIWRNPEDPARSLILSTDKKAGIAIHDLAGRLLSFQPLGDLNNVDLRPDVTIAGQRATLVAASDRSDRDRPRLRLFRLDPNAPRLIEIGSIDPPEGEAYGLCLHRRAGGIDAFMVYEEGVVEQIALDLSGPAPAGRILRQHDLGSRAEGCAADDRTGKLYVAEDKVAIWRIDTDPAHAMAPQRFAAVDGVKLHDDVEGLAVLPRGKEGGLLFAASQDDDSFAVFRLPDGAYAGGFRIRGGTIDGTEDTDGIALDPGNFGSDWPGGIFAAQDGKNRDAAGERAPQNFKLVPLGDILRALGEDLSR; encoded by the coding sequence ATGCCCTACCCCTCGCTTCTCGCTGCACTGCTGATCGTCGCCGAGCCGCTGCCGCTTCCCGAAATTCCGGCGCGCATCGAAACTGCGCCTGCGACGACGAGTGGGGACGACCGCGCCGACGACCCGGCGATCTGGCGCAACCCTGAAGACCCGGCGAGAAGCCTGATTCTTTCGACGGACAAGAAGGCAGGGATCGCGATCCATGACCTTGCCGGACGCCTGTTGAGCTTTCAGCCGCTCGGCGATCTCAACAATGTCGACCTGCGCCCCGACGTGACGATCGCCGGTCAAAGAGCGACGCTCGTCGCCGCGTCGGACCGCAGCGACCGGGATCGTCCACGCCTCCGCCTCTTCCGCCTGGACCCGAATGCCCCGCGCCTCATCGAAATCGGCAGCATCGATCCGCCCGAGGGAGAGGCCTACGGTCTCTGTCTCCACCGCCGCGCTGGCGGCATTGATGCCTTCATGGTCTATGAAGAGGGAGTCGTCGAGCAGATTGCGCTCGACCTCTCGGGCCCCGCACCAGCGGGCCGCATCCTGCGCCAACACGACCTCGGCAGCCGCGCCGAAGGGTGCGCTGCCGATGATCGCACTGGCAAGCTCTATGTCGCCGAGGACAAGGTGGCGATCTGGCGTATCGACACCGATCCCGCGCACGCGATGGCACCGCAACGTTTTGCCGCTGTCGACGGGGTCAAACTTCACGACGATGTCGAGGGCCTCGCGGTCCTGCCGCGCGGCAAGGAGGGCGGCCTCCTTTTCGCCGCAAGCCAGGACGACGACAGTTTTGCCGTCTTCCGACTGCCGGATGGTGCCTATGCGGGCGGTTTCCGTATTCGGGGCGGCACAATCGACGGGACCGAGGACACCGACGGCATCGCGCTTGACCCGGGCAATTTCGGCTCGGACTGGCCCGGCGGCATATTCGCCGCACAGGACGGAAAGAACCGCGACGCAGCGGGCGAGCGCGCGCCCCAGAATTTCAAGCTGGTGCCGCTCGGCGACATATTGCGCGCGCTTGGCGAGGATTTGAGCCGGTGA
- a CDS encoding Dps family protein: protein MPDKKNQPAVADALNALLADSFALYLKTKNYHWHVEGPRFRELHLLFDEQAAQILATTDLIAERVRKNGAATLRSIGEIGRRQSIKDDDKAKVDADAMIAQLAADNEALLAQIKETKAAAEAEGDIATSGLVDTWADETQQRIWFLKATLGG, encoded by the coding sequence ATGCCGGATAAGAAAAATCAGCCCGCGGTCGCCGATGCGCTCAATGCGCTCCTCGCCGACAGCTTCGCGCTTTACCTCAAGACCAAGAATTATCATTGGCACGTCGAGGGGCCACGTTTTCGCGAGCTCCACCTCTTGTTCGATGAGCAGGCGGCGCAGATTCTGGCGACCACGGACCTCATTGCCGAGCGTGTACGCAAGAATGGCGCGGCAACCCTGCGCTCGATCGGCGAGATTGGCCGCCGCCAGTCGATCAAGGACGATGACAAGGCCAAGGTCGATGCTGACGCGATGATCGCGCAGCTCGCCGCGGACAACGAAGCCCTTCTTGCGCAGATCAAGGAAACCAAGGCTGCGGCCGAAGCCGAAGGCGATATCGCAACGAGCGGCCTCGTCGACACTTGGGCCGACGAGACGCAGCAGCGGATCTGGTTCCTGAAGGCGACGCTCGGTGGCTAG
- a CDS encoding TMEM165/GDT1 family protein: MDAIMVTLVAVLLANADGRSGRFLARLLDARSDRRAVIGIAIGSFVANALVAALAGSLANRMIGQGVIALLVAFALLTAAGALLWRGRLALADEQVMAARTPLLAVRLLLVQVGDRSHFLIGALAATSGAGLWAAAGGLAGWIFAAVPFLAFGPALAERPAAQIVRWASAALLILWGLRAGMNAFGL, from the coding sequence ATGGACGCGATCATGGTGACGCTGGTGGCGGTGCTGCTCGCCAACGCCGACGGGCGCAGCGGCCGCTTTCTTGCGCGGCTGCTTGACGCGCGCAGCGACCGGCGCGCCGTGATCGGTATCGCAATCGGCAGTTTTGTCGCCAACGCGCTGGTCGCAGCGCTCGCCGGATCGCTCGCCAACCGGATGATCGGACAGGGCGTGATCGCGTTGCTTGTGGCATTCGCGCTTCTAACCGCCGCGGGCGCGCTGCTCTGGCGCGGGCGGCTGGCCCTGGCTGACGAGCAGGTGATGGCGGCCCGCACGCCCTTGCTTGCGGTGCGATTGCTGCTCGTCCAGGTCGGCGACCGCAGCCATTTTCTCATCGGCGCGCTCGCCGCGACCAGCGGGGCGGGGCTGTGGGCGGCGGCGGGCGGCCTTGCCGGATGGATATTTGCAGCCGTGCCCTTCCTCGCCTTCGGCCCGGCACTTGCCGAGCGCCCAGCGGCGCAGATTGTGCGCTGGGCAAGCGCCGCGCTGCTCATTCTCTGGGGGCTGCGCGCCGGAATGAATGCGTTCGGTCTATAA
- a CDS encoding GGDEF domain-containing protein, translated as MDSMGGARIAVDQIGFAPVDSVEDQLRELRRERDALRRENRILKIAVAELERVSERDTLTPLFNRRYFLTAIHQRIARFERRAETAAIVFADVNQLKFINDSFGHAAGDFALLEIANRLLGAIRSVDVAARIGGDEFGLILDQSSEAGARAQVERLSHLLSATPAIYDGRGISLSACFGVAMLQPNMSESDILAAADRDMYLCKLGQERPAGHR; from the coding sequence ATGGACAGCATGGGGGGAGCGCGGATCGCGGTCGACCAGATCGGCTTCGCACCCGTCGACTCCGTCGAGGACCAGCTTCGCGAGCTGCGCCGTGAACGTGATGCGCTTCGCCGCGAGAACCGTATCCTGAAAATCGCTGTCGCCGAGCTCGAACGCGTGTCCGAACGCGACACGCTGACCCCGCTGTTCAACCGCCGCTACTTTCTGACCGCGATCCATCAGCGCATCGCCCGCTTCGAGCGCCGTGCAGAGACCGCGGCAATCGTTTTCGCCGACGTCAATCAATTGAAATTCATCAACGACAGCTTTGGCCATGCCGCAGGCGACTTCGCGCTGCTCGAAATTGCGAACAGGCTTCTCGGTGCGATTCGTTCGGTTGATGTCGCGGCGCGCATTGGCGGCGACGAATTCGGACTGATTCTCGATCAGTCGAGCGAGGCTGGCGCCCGGGCGCAAGTAGAACGGCTGTCGCACCTGCTGAGCGCTACTCCGGCGATCTACGACGGACGCGGGATTTCGCTCTCGGCCTGCTTCGGGGTTGCAATGCTGCAGCCAAATATGAGCGAATCGGATATTCTCGCGGCCGCCGACCGCGACATGTATCTTTGCAAACTGGGGCAGGAGCGCCCCGCAGGGCATCGCTAG
- the purE gene encoding 5-(carboxyamino)imidazole ribonucleotide mutase, producing MDDTAPRVGVIMGSQSDWPTMAHAVQILEQFGIAHEVRIVSAHRTPDRLVDYAKAAADRGLQAIIAGAGGAAHLPGMVASMTRVPVLGVPVQSAALSGMDSLLSIVQMPGGIPVATFAIGKAGATNAGLFAAALLANADPDLAQRLDAWRAAQTEGVAPIPVREG from the coding sequence ATGGACGACACGGCGCCACGCGTCGGCGTGATCATGGGCAGCCAGTCGGACTGGCCGACCATGGCGCACGCGGTCCAGATCCTCGAACAGTTCGGTATTGCGCACGAGGTACGGATCGTCTCCGCTCACCGCACCCCCGACCGGCTGGTCGACTATGCAAAGGCGGCCGCGGATCGCGGGCTCCAGGCGATCATCGCCGGCGCGGGCGGCGCGGCGCACCTGCCGGGCATGGTCGCATCGATGACGCGCGTGCCGGTGCTCGGCGTCCCCGTCCAGTCGGCCGCCCTGAGCGGCATGGACAGTCTGCTCTCGATCGTCCAGATGCCCGGCGGCATTCCCGTGGCGACCTTTGCGATCGGCAAGGCGGGCGCGACCAACGCGGGCCTTTTCGCAGCAGCGCTTCTCGCGAACGCGGATCCCGATCTTGCGCAAAGACTCGACGCGTGGCGCGCGGCGCAGACCGAAGGCGTCGCTCCCATCCCGGTTCGTGAGGGCTGA